One window of the Bos indicus isolate NIAB-ARS_2022 breed Sahiwal x Tharparkar chromosome 15, NIAB-ARS_B.indTharparkar_mat_pri_1.0, whole genome shotgun sequence genome contains the following:
- the LOC109569216 gene encoding olfactory receptor 5P4-like, giving the protein MEIGNHTMVTEFVILGLTDHPTLCSIFFLVFLGIYVATILGNISIITLIHRSPQLHTPMYLFLSHLAFVDIGYSSSVTPIMIVSFLEVRTTIPVAGCIVQLGSDVIFGTAECFLLAAMAYDRYVAICSPLLYSTHMSPRVCVILLIASYLGGCVNASSFIGCLLSLTFCGPNKINHFFCDLPPLVKLFCTHVYVAEISPAISAGSIIVITLFTIIVSYLYILHSILKMCSTEGRSKAFSTCTSHLTAVTLFYGTVTFVYVIPKSSYSPDHIKVVSVFYTVVIPMLNPLIYSLRNKEVKEAMRKLMTKIHQSF; this is encoded by the coding sequence ATGGAGATTGGAAACCACACAATGGTGACAGAATTCGTTATTTTGGGGTTAACAGACCATCCTACACTTTGCTCcatcttctttttggtttttctaGGAATCTATGTTGCTACCATATTGGGCAATATCAGCATCATCACATTAATTCACAGAAGCCCTCAGCTTCACACCCCAATGTATCTATTCCTCAGCCATCTGGCCTTTGTGGACATTGGTTACTCCTCATCAGTCACACCTATTATGATTGTGAGTTTCCTAGAAGTAAGAACTACTATCCCAGTTGCTGGCTGTATAGTTCAGCTTGGCTCTGATGTTATCTTTGGAACAGCTGAGTGCTTCCTTTTGGCTGCCATGGCCTATGATCGCTACGTGGCCATCTGTTCGCCACTTCTATACTCTACACACATGTCTCCCAGGGTCTGCGTCATCTTACTGATTGCTTCCTACCTGGGAGGATGTGTGAATGCTTCATCATTTATCGGATGTTTACTGAGCCTGACGTTCTGTGGACCAAATAAAATCAACCATTTCTTCTGTGACCTGCCACCACTAGTGAAGCTCTTTTGTACCCATGTTTATGTTGCCGAAATATCTCCTGCCATCTCAGCTGGGTCAATAATTGTAATCACACTGTTTACCATAATTGTTTCATATCTATACATCCTCCACTCAATTCTGAAGATGTGCTCTACAGAGGGAAGGTCCAAGGCCTTCTCTACTTGCACTTCCCACCTCACTGCAGTCACTTTGTTTTATGGGACAGTCACATTTGTTTATGTCATACCGAAGTCAAGCTACTCACCTGACCATATCAAAGTGGTATCTGTCTTCTACACAGTGGTGATCCCCATGTTGAACCCTCTGATCTACAGTCTGAGGAACAAAGAGGTGAAAGAGGCCATGAGAAAACTGATGACTAAAATACATCAGTCATTTTGA